A single Bosea sp. PAMC 26642 DNA region contains:
- a CDS encoding Spy/CpxP family protein refolding chaperone, whose protein sequence is MKRFALVAMSSVAALAATFAVAQPQPIPPAGGDRDGPRHERSETHDQRGSEWRERRAERMEARLNERLAKLRTDMKLKPEQIPLFERVEALVRKNAEDRRTRWSSMREQHETFRHADIMERLDMMSGRLAERAARSKDLADAVRPLWTTLSDEQKTVARRAVREAMSEGRGRMERGHDRDRMDERRGGGDRYDDRGPRSWREEFRDRRG, encoded by the coding sequence ATGAAACGTTTCGCACTCGTCGCCATGTCCTCGGTCGCGGCGCTTGCCGCGACCTTTGCCGTCGCGCAGCCGCAGCCGATTCCGCCTGCAGGGGGGGACCGCGACGGTCCACGCCATGAGCGCTCCGAGACGCACGACCAGCGCGGCAGCGAATGGCGCGAGCGCCGCGCCGAGCGCATGGAAGCGCGGTTGAACGAGCGCCTCGCCAAGCTACGCACCGACATGAAGCTGAAGCCCGAGCAAATTCCGCTGTTCGAGCGGGTCGAGGCCCTGGTGAGGAAGAACGCCGAAGATCGGCGCACGCGCTGGTCTTCGATGCGCGAGCAGCACGAGACCTTCCGTCATGCCGACATCATGGAGCGGCTCGACATGATGTCGGGCCGTCTGGCCGAGCGCGCGGCGCGCAGCAAGGACCTGGCGGACGCCGTTCGTCCGCTCTGGACCACGCTCAGCGACGAGCAGAAGACGGTGGCGCGCCGCGCGGTGCGCGAGGCGATGTCGGAAGGGCGCGGCCGCATGGAGCGCGGGCATGACCGCGACCGGATGGACGAGCGGCGGGGCGGAGGCGACCGCTACGACGATCGCGGTCCGCGCAGCTGGCGCGAAGAGTTCCGCGACCGCCGCGGCTGA
- a CDS encoding P1 family peptidase has protein sequence MRNLITDVRGVLVGQAHDEAGATGVTVALFDRPTIASVAILGGAPGTRDTALLEPEMTVEHIDAIALSGGSAWGLSAADGVMSHLATQMRGFPVGTLRVPIVPQAILFDLANSGEKPWAAGIGETPYRGLGRLAAAGAAADFALGTAGAGYGATTKTCKGGLGSASAQATTGHVVGALVAVNAVGSATIGYGPHFWAAPYERDAEFGGLGWPAAITPEDLELHFKGGPGRNTTIALIATDAALTKAQCKRLALAAHDGLARALRPVHAPLDGDVVFAAATARAGAPSDAFALTELCATAADVLARAIARGVHAATALPFPGAKPAWRDMFGG, from the coding sequence ATGCGCAATCTCATCACCGATGTCAGAGGCGTGCTGGTCGGGCAGGCCCATGACGAAGCCGGCGCGACGGGCGTCACCGTCGCCCTGTTCGACCGGCCGACGATCGCCTCCGTCGCCATCCTCGGCGGCGCGCCGGGCACGCGCGACACGGCCTTGCTCGAGCCGGAAATGACGGTCGAGCATATCGACGCGATTGCCCTCTCGGGCGGTTCGGCCTGGGGCCTGAGCGCAGCCGATGGCGTCATGAGCCATCTCGCGACGCAGATGCGGGGTTTCCCCGTCGGGACGCTGCGCGTGCCCATCGTGCCGCAGGCGATCCTGTTCGATCTCGCCAATAGCGGCGAGAAGCCCTGGGCCGCCGGCATCGGCGAGACGCCCTATCGCGGCCTCGGCCGGCTTGCTGCCGCCGGCGCCGCCGCCGACTTTGCGCTGGGCACGGCGGGCGCGGGCTACGGCGCGACCACCAAGACCTGCAAGGGCGGGCTCGGCTCGGCCAGCGCGCAGGCCACCACCGGCCACGTCGTCGGCGCGCTGGTCGCGGTCAACGCGGTCGGCTCGGCCACGATCGGCTACGGCCCGCATTTCTGGGCCGCGCCTTATGAGCGCGACGCCGAGTTCGGCGGACTGGGCTGGCCGGCCGCGATCACACCCGAAGACCTCGAACTGCACTTCAAGGGCGGGCCGGGCCGCAACACCACGATCGCTTTGATCGCGACGGACGCGGCCCTGACCAAGGCGCAGTGCAAGCGGCTGGCGCTCGCCGCCCATGATGGGCTCGCCCGCGCGCTGCGCCCGGTCCATGCCCCGCTCGACGGCGACGTCGTGTTTGCGGCGGCGACCGCCCGCGCCGGCGCGCCCTCGGACGCTTTCGCGCTGACCGAACTCTGCGCCACCGCCGCAGACGTTCTGGCCCGCGCCATCGCCCGGGGCGTCCATGCGGCGACCGCCCTGCCCTTTCCGGGCGCCAAACCGGCCTGGCGCGACATGTTCGGCGGCTGA
- a CDS encoding ATP12 family chaperone protein, whose translation MSTDDFLARFGAAGQRQPDPVASAQKAMRNALPKRFYESAAVLERDGLFHVALDGRTARTPARNPLAVTSRPVAEALAIEWHAQIDRIDPARMPLTRLVNSALDGVADQHEAVRAEIVRYAGSDALCYRAAEPDTLVERQDEVWNPILRETENLIGARFILTQGVMFAQQPDTTLSAVARRVAAIPAPLALAGAHNVMTLTGSTILMLALADGRLDAEAIWAAAHLDEDYQIAIWGQDEDAAERRAIRRTEFDAAALLLLRG comes from the coding sequence ATGTCGACCGATGATTTCCTCGCCCGCTTCGGCGCCGCCGGCCAGCGCCAGCCCGATCCCGTCGCCTCCGCGCAGAAGGCGATGCGCAACGCCCTGCCGAAGCGCTTCTACGAAAGCGCCGCCGTGCTGGAACGCGATGGGCTGTTCCATGTCGCGCTCGACGGCCGCACCGCCCGCACCCCGGCGCGCAATCCGCTGGCCGTGACATCGCGCCCCGTCGCCGAGGCGCTCGCCATCGAATGGCACGCGCAGATCGACAGGATCGATCCCGCCCGGATGCCGTTGACCCGCCTGGTCAACTCGGCGCTGGATGGCGTCGCCGACCAGCACGAGGCGGTCCGTGCCGAGATCGTCCGCTACGCCGGCAGCGACGCGCTTTGCTACCGCGCGGCCGAGCCCGACACGCTGGTCGAGCGCCAGGACGAGGTCTGGAACCCGATCCTGCGCGAGACGGAAAACCTGATCGGCGCCCGCTTCATCCTGACGCAAGGGGTGATGTTCGCGCAGCAGCCGGACACGACGCTTTCAGCCGTCGCCCGTCGCGTCGCCGCGATTCCCGCTCCGCTGGCGCTGGCTGGCGCTCACAACGTCATGACGCTGACCGGCTCGACGATCCTGATGCTGGCACTGGCAGACGGCCGCCTCGATGCCGAGGCCATATGGGCCGCAGCCCATCTCGACGAGGATTACCAGATCGCGATCTGGGGCCAGGACGAGGACGCCGCCGAGCGCCGGGCGATCCGCCGAACGGAGTTCGACGCGGCCGCGCTGCTGTTGCTGCGGGGCTAG
- a CDS encoding acyl-CoA carboxylase subunit beta has product MKDILEQLEDRREGARKGGGERRIEAQHKRGKLTARERIELLVDRDSFEEFDMFVQHRCVDFGMEKGEKIPGDGVVTGWGTVNGRTVFVFSKDFTVFGGSLSETHAQKIIKIQDMALKMRAPIVGLFDAGGARIQEGVAALGGYGEVFKRNVQASGVIPQISLIMGPCAGGDVYSPAMTDFIFMVRDTSYMFVTGPEVVKTVTNETVTSEELGGAKVHTSKSSVADGSFENDVEALLQVRRLIDFLPANNTVGVPEWPSFDVPDRIDMSLDTLVPDNPNKPYDIKELILKILDEGDFFEIQQAYAGNIVTGFGRIEGRTVGLIANQPMVLAGVLDSDASRKAARFVRYCDAFEIPIVSLVDVPGFLPGTAQEYGGLIKHGAKLLYAYSECTVPLVTVITRKAFGGAYDVMASKHIGADVNYAWPTAQIAVMGAKGAVEIIFRGGDAETIARQTKEYEDRFMSPFVAAERGYIDEVIMPHSTRRRIARALAMLRTKNVERPWRKHDNIPL; this is encoded by the coding sequence ATGAAAGACATTCTCGAACAGCTCGAAGATCGTCGCGAAGGCGCGCGCAAGGGCGGCGGCGAAAGACGCATCGAGGCCCAGCACAAGCGCGGCAAGCTCACCGCCCGCGAGCGCATCGAACTCCTGGTCGACCGCGACTCTTTCGAGGAGTTCGACATGTTCGTGCAGCATCGCTGCGTCGATTTCGGCATGGAGAAGGGCGAGAAGATTCCCGGCGACGGCGTCGTCACCGGCTGGGGCACGGTCAATGGCCGCACCGTCTTCGTCTTCTCCAAGGATTTCACCGTATTCGGCGGCTCGCTGTCGGAGACCCACGCTCAGAAGATCATCAAGATACAGGACATGGCGCTGAAGATGCGCGCGCCCATCGTCGGCCTGTTCGATGCCGGCGGCGCCCGCATCCAGGAAGGCGTTGCGGCGCTCGGCGGCTATGGGGAGGTCTTCAAGCGCAATGTCCAGGCCTCGGGCGTCATCCCGCAGATCTCCTTGATCATGGGCCCCTGCGCCGGCGGCGACGTCTATTCGCCGGCGATGACCGACTTCATCTTCATGGTCCGCGACACGAGCTACATGTTCGTCACCGGCCCCGAGGTGGTGAAGACCGTCACCAACGAGACCGTCACCTCCGAGGAACTCGGCGGCGCCAAGGTCCATACCTCCAAATCCTCGGTCGCTGACGGCTCCTTCGAGAACGATGTCGAGGCGTTGCTGCAGGTTCGCCGCCTGATCGACTTCCTGCCCGCCAACAATACCGTCGGCGTGCCGGAATGGCCGAGCTTCGACGTACCGGACCGGATCGACATGAGCCTCGACACCCTGGTCCCCGACAACCCCAACAAGCCCTACGACATCAAGGAACTGATCCTCAAAATCCTCGACGAAGGCGATTTCTTCGAAATTCAGCAGGCCTATGCCGGCAATATCGTCACCGGCTTCGGCCGCATCGAGGGCCGCACGGTCGGGCTCATTGCCAACCAGCCGATGGTGCTGGCCGGCGTGCTCGATTCCGATGCCTCGCGCAAGGCCGCACGCTTCGTGCGCTATTGCGACGCCTTCGAAATCCCGATCGTCTCGCTCGTCGACGTGCCGGGCTTCCTGCCCGGCACGGCGCAGGAATATGGCGGCCTGATCAAGCATGGCGCAAAGCTGCTCTACGCCTACAGCGAATGCACCGTGCCGCTGGTCACAGTGATCACGCGAAAAGCCTTCGGCGGCGCCTATGACGTGATGGCGTCGAAGCACATCGGCGCCGACGTCAACTATGCCTGGCCGACCGCGCAGATCGCGGTGATGGGCGCCAAGGGCGCCGTCGAGATCATCTTCCGCGGCGGCGACGCCGAGACCATCGCGCGCCAGACGAAGGAGTACGAGGACCGCTTCATGTCGCCCTTCGTAGCGGCCGAGCGCGGCTATATCGACGAGGTCATCATGCCGCATTCGACCCGCCGACGCATCGCCCGCGCGCTCGCCATGCTGCGGACCAAGAACGTCGAACGGCCCTGGCGCAAGCACGACAACATTCCGCTGTGA
- a CDS encoding SGNH/GDSL hydrolase family protein, translating into MSRPGRPSRLLAIARVRPRLATAVVLLLMAGAGAVFLMLDGLDRGRYGHLIAPGRIAALKTEVAAAQGAVVFLGDSHATFLGETPSFCGRRTVNAALGGISAAGYLALLGEIGTPPRAAMGILSIGTNSARRKLLPRSVQAFRTNAQALIAALSPVTERLFILAVPPVAAEEIATFDRAALAGYSRSLSELCHAPGCRFLDPYAGLRSATDPVVAKPGATVADGVHLADYAAMRGAVSNAVCP; encoded by the coding sequence GTGAGCAGACCCGGCCGGCCGAGCCGGCTTCTCGCCATCGCCAGAGTGCGCCCGCGCCTGGCGACCGCTGTCGTCCTGCTGCTGATGGCCGGCGCGGGAGCGGTGTTCCTGATGCTGGATGGTCTCGACAGGGGCCGCTATGGCCATCTGATCGCGCCCGGGCGCATCGCCGCCCTGAAGACCGAGGTCGCCGCCGCGCAGGGCGCCGTCGTCTTCCTCGGTGATTCGCACGCCACCTTTCTCGGTGAGACGCCATCTTTTTGTGGTCGCCGCACCGTCAACGCCGCCCTCGGCGGCATCTCCGCCGCGGGCTATCTGGCGCTGCTAGGCGAGATCGGCACACCACCCCGTGCCGCCATGGGGATCCTCAGCATCGGCACGAACAGCGCCCGCCGCAAACTGCTGCCGCGCAGCGTCCAGGCTTTCCGGACAAACGCACAGGCCCTGATCGCCGCGCTGTCGCCAGTGACCGAGCGGCTGTTCATATTGGCGGTCCCGCCGGTCGCGGCCGAGGAGATCGCGACCTTCGACCGTGCGGCGCTGGCCGGCTATTCGCGCTCGTTGTCGGAACTCTGCCACGCGCCCGGCTGCCGCTTTCTCGACCCCTATGCCGGCCTGCGCAGCGCCACAGACCCCGTCGTCGCAAAGCCGGGCGCCACGGTCGCCGACGGCGTCCATCTTGCGGACTACGCCGCGATGCGGGGCGCCGTTTCGAACGCCGTCTGTCCTTGA
- a CDS encoding MBOAT family O-acyltransferase: MLFNSFAFLFGFLPLALGLHWLVERFAPQWRLGVLAALSLLFYGYWDWRFVPLLALSIGLNWLIAEAFHRTKTDALVTLAIILNLLLLATFKYFDFFAGLGGALGLPAPKLELALPLGISFFTFHHVMYLTDLRRGLAPRYDLVRYGLYIAFFPQVLAGPLVRWREIMHQFDERPYERPDAAERCARGLMLLTFGLAKKVLLGDPLAEYANPVFAAAAAGKVVTMAEAWQGTLAFAFQIYFDFSGYTDMALGLALLFGIVLPQNFDVPYRAASLQDFWRRWHMTLSRFLRDYLYVPLGGSRHGLPRQLLALLATMGLGGLWHGAGLNYVAWGLAHGLGLAVGVLWRLKGWPMPAWLGWLLTVLFVTLCWVLFRATSIDAAIAIYKALFGLGPFGSGFKWRALVPAALVAAIGPTAWVLAHRLPPARWLAVLLALLLVLILFKIGEDANYEFIYFQF; the protein is encoded by the coding sequence ATGCTGTTCAACTCCTTCGCCTTCCTGTTCGGCTTCCTTCCGCTGGCGCTCGGACTGCACTGGCTCGTCGAACGATTCGCACCACAATGGCGGCTCGGCGTCCTGGCGGCGCTGTCATTGCTGTTTTACGGCTATTGGGACTGGCGTTTCGTGCCGCTGCTGGCCCTCTCGATCGGGCTGAACTGGCTGATCGCCGAGGCCTTTCACAGGACGAAGACGGACGCGCTGGTCACGCTGGCGATCATTCTGAACCTGCTCCTGCTGGCGACCTTCAAGTATTTCGACTTCTTCGCCGGCCTCGGCGGCGCGCTCGGCCTGCCCGCGCCGAAGCTGGAGCTCGCTTTGCCGCTCGGCATCTCCTTCTTCACCTTCCACCATGTGATGTACCTGACCGATCTTCGGCGCGGGCTGGCCCCGCGCTACGATCTGGTCCGCTACGGCTTGTACATCGCCTTCTTCCCGCAGGTGCTGGCCGGGCCGCTGGTGCGCTGGCGCGAGATCATGCACCAGTTCGACGAGCGCCCTTATGAGCGACCGGACGCCGCCGAGCGCTGCGCGCGCGGCCTGATGCTGCTGACCTTCGGCCTCGCCAAGAAGGTGCTGCTCGGCGACCCGCTGGCCGAATACGCCAATCCGGTCTTCGCGGCTGCCGCGGCCGGCAAGGTCGTGACCATGGCGGAGGCCTGGCAGGGCACGCTCGCCTTCGCCTTCCAGATCTATTTCGACTTCTCCGGCTACACCGACATGGCGCTCGGCCTGGCTCTCCTCTTCGGCATCGTGCTGCCGCAGAATTTCGACGTACCCTATCGCGCGGCGAGCCTGCAGGATTTCTGGCGGCGCTGGCACATGACGCTGTCGCGCTTCCTCAGGGACTATCTCTATGTCCCGCTCGGCGGCTCCCGGCACGGGCTGCCGCGCCAGCTTCTCGCGCTGCTCGCGACGATGGGTCTCGGCGGGCTCTGGCACGGCGCGGGCCTGAACTACGTCGCCTGGGGCCTCGCCCATGGCCTCGGGCTGGCCGTCGGTGTGCTGTGGCGGCTAAAGGGTTGGCCGATGCCGGCCTGGCTCGGCTGGCTCCTGACGGTCCTGTTCGTGACGCTCTGCTGGGTGCTGTTCCGGGCCACGAGCATCGATGCCGCCATCGCGATCTACAAGGCCCTGTTCGGCCTCGGCCCGTTCGGATCGGGCTTCAAATGGCGGGCTCTGGTACCGGCCGCGCTCGTCGCCGCAATCGGCCCGACCGCCTGGGTCCTGGCCCATCGCCTTCCGCCGGCGCGCTGGCTCGCAGTGCTGCTGGCGCTGCTGCTCGTCCTCATCCTGTTCAAGATCGGCGAAGACGCCAATTATGAGTTCATCTACTTCCAGTTCTGA